The following are encoded together in the Micromonospora lupini genome:
- a CDS encoding acyl-CoA dehydrogenase — translation MTHYKSNLRDLEFNLFEVFGADRAFGQEPYSDLDTDTARSFLAEVDRLAREDLAASYTDSDRNPPVFDPATHTAPLPESFKKSYQAFMDSEFWRLDLPPALGGTNAPRALWWALAELVLGSNAPVWMYASGPSFAHVLHVEGNERQRGWAKLFIDKQWGSTMVLTEPDAGSDVGAGRTRAIQQPDGTWHIEGVKRFITSGEHDLSDNIVHYVLARPVGVEGVGGPGTKGLSLFVVPKFHFDETTGELGERNGVYATNVEHKMGLKVSNTCEVTFGEHGVPAKGWLLGDRHDGIRQMFMIIEYARMMVGTKAIATLSTGYLNALEYAKNRVQGADLIQQADKTAPRVTITHHPDVRRSLLLQKSYAEGLRALVLYTATWQDKVALAEAAGDEKATKLAKRVNDLLLPLVKGVGSERAYELLGHEALQTFGGSGFLQDYPLEQYVRDAKIDTLYEGTTAIQSLDLIFRKIVRDNGKALLAVSGEIQEFISSEAGNGQLKEERQALGKALAEIQSILGVLTGWLGEAQGGDTRALYKVALSSRRFLLAIGDLVVGWLLQKQADVALKALAGDVSASDKAFYTGKVAAARFFAREVLPRIGADRRIIEGADLDIMDLPEEAF, via the coding sequence ATGACCCACTACAAGAGCAACCTCCGGGACCTTGAGTTCAACCTGTTCGAGGTCTTCGGGGCGGACCGGGCGTTCGGCCAGGAGCCGTACTCGGACCTCGACACCGACACCGCCCGGAGCTTCCTCGCCGAGGTGGACCGCCTCGCCCGTGAGGACCTGGCCGCCAGCTACACGGACAGCGACCGCAACCCGCCCGTCTTCGACCCGGCCACGCACACCGCGCCGCTGCCGGAGTCGTTCAAGAAGTCCTACCAGGCGTTCATGGACTCCGAGTTCTGGCGGCTGGATCTGCCGCCCGCGCTGGGCGGCACCAACGCGCCGCGCGCCCTCTGGTGGGCCCTCGCCGAGCTGGTGCTCGGCTCGAACGCGCCGGTCTGGATGTACGCCTCCGGCCCGTCCTTCGCGCACGTGCTGCACGTCGAGGGCAACGAGCGGCAGAGGGGCTGGGCCAAGCTCTTCATCGACAAGCAGTGGGGCTCCACGATGGTGCTCACCGAGCCGGACGCCGGCTCGGACGTCGGCGCCGGCCGCACCCGTGCGATCCAGCAGCCCGACGGCACCTGGCACATCGAGGGCGTCAAGCGGTTCATCACCTCGGGCGAGCACGACCTGAGCGACAACATCGTGCACTACGTGCTGGCCCGCCCGGTGGGCGTGGAGGGCGTCGGCGGCCCCGGCACCAAGGGCCTGTCCCTCTTCGTGGTGCCCAAGTTCCACTTCGACGAGACCACCGGCGAGCTGGGCGAGCGCAACGGCGTCTACGCCACGAACGTCGAGCACAAGATGGGCCTGAAGGTCTCCAACACCTGTGAGGTGACCTTCGGCGAGCACGGCGTACCGGCCAAGGGCTGGCTGCTCGGCGACAGGCACGACGGCATCCGGCAGATGTTCATGATCATCGAGTACGCCCGGATGATGGTCGGCACCAAGGCCATCGCCACGCTCTCCACCGGCTACCTGAACGCCCTGGAGTACGCGAAGAACCGGGTGCAGGGCGCCGACCTGATCCAGCAGGCCGACAAGACCGCCCCCCGGGTCACCATCACCCACCACCCGGACGTTCGTCGCTCGCTGCTGCTGCAGAAGTCGTACGCCGAGGGTCTGCGTGCCCTGGTCCTCTACACCGCCACCTGGCAGGACAAGGTCGCGCTGGCCGAGGCTGCCGGCGACGAGAAGGCCACCAAGCTGGCCAAGCGGGTGAACGACCTGCTCCTGCCGCTGGTCAAGGGCGTCGGCTCGGAGCGGGCGTACGAGCTGCTCGGCCACGAGGCCCTGCAGACCTTCGGCGGCTCCGGCTTCCTCCAGGACTACCCCCTTGAGCAGTACGTCCGGGACGCCAAGATCGACACTCTGTACGAGGGCACCACGGCCATCCAGAGCCTGGACCTGATCTTCCGCAAGATCGTCCGGGACAACGGCAAGGCGCTGCTCGCGGTCTCCGGCGAGATCCAGGAGTTCATCTCCTCCGAGGCTGGCAACGGCCAGCTCAAGGAGGAGCGGCAGGCGCTCGGCAAGGCGCTCGCCGAGATCCAGAGCATCCTCGGTGTGCTGACCGGCTGGCTGGGCGAGGCGCAGGGCGGCGACACCCGCGCGCTCTACAAGGTCGCCCTGAGCAGCCGGCGGTTCCTGCTGGCCATCGGTGACCTGGTCGTCGGTTGGCTGCTCCAGAAGCAGGCCGACGTCGCCCTCAAGGCGCTGGCCGGCGACGTCTCCGCCAGCGACAAGGCGTTCTACACCGGCAAGGTGGCCGCCGCCCGATTCTTCGCCCGTGAGGTGCTCCCGCGCATCGGCGCCGACCGGCGGATCATCGAGGGCGCCGACCTCGACATCATGGACCTCCCGGAGGAGGCCTTCTGA
- a CDS encoding DUF6458 family protein, whose amino-acid sequence MGVGSGIFLIALGAIMTFAIRANVWWIDLRAVGWVFILAGLAVLLTTLWFWQDRRKRARTLIVEENRLSHPTAMMPPPPDPPPPTAPPS is encoded by the coding sequence ATGGGTGTAGGTAGCGGCATCTTTCTGATCGCGCTTGGCGCGATCATGACCTTTGCGATCAGGGCAAACGTCTGGTGGATAGACCTGCGCGCGGTCGGCTGGGTGTTCATCCTGGCCGGGCTGGCCGTGCTGCTGACCACCCTCTGGTTCTGGCAGGACCGGCGCAAGCGGGCCCGGACCCTCATCGTGGAGGAGAACCGGCTGTCTCATCCGACGGCGATGATGCCGCCGCCGCCGGACCCGCCGCCGCCGACCGCGCCACCGTCCTGA
- a CDS encoding SixA phosphatase family protein, with protein sequence MTDSHPETRTLVLLRHAKAEQGDDGTDDAERALSARGEADAAAAGAWLAHHDLLPDVVICSTARRTRQTWHGVAMGMAGSPPEGGPTGPRPTVRYEPGAYDAHPEELLALVRTADPTARVVLLIAHNPGVSLLSAFLDPETSDEEGLRTAELAVHRGVATWTEWGRGGAPVAQRHTARG encoded by the coding sequence ATGACGGACAGTCACCCCGAGACGCGGACACTGGTGTTGCTCAGGCACGCGAAGGCCGAACAGGGCGACGACGGCACGGACGACGCCGAGCGGGCGCTCAGCGCACGCGGGGAGGCCGACGCGGCGGCGGCCGGCGCCTGGTTGGCCCACCACGATCTACTGCCCGACGTGGTGATCTGCTCGACCGCCCGGCGCACCCGGCAGACCTGGCACGGGGTGGCGATGGGGATGGCCGGCTCGCCGCCTGAGGGTGGGCCGACCGGTCCCCGCCCTACCGTCCGCTACGAGCCTGGCGCGTACGACGCCCACCCCGAGGAACTGCTGGCGCTGGTGCGCACCGCCGATCCGACGGCTCGGGTGGTGCTGTTGATCGCCCACAATCCGGGCGTCTCGCTGCTGTCCGCGTTTCTCGACCCGGAGACGTCGGACGAGGAGGGTTTACGGACCGCCGAGCTGGCGGTGCACCGCGGCGTGGCCACCTGGACGGAGTGGGGGCGAGGCGGGGCGCCTGTCGCGCAACGGCACACGGCACGCGGCTGA
- a CDS encoding DUF6458 family protein, with amino-acid sequence MGIGGSIFLIALGAIFAFAVEADLGWLDLAVVGWVLMLAGVAGLLITLYFWNSRRRTVVAAPVREERVVADRVVPVQGDQVMQEYREVRRPGRPV; translated from the coding sequence ATGGGCATTGGTGGCAGCATTTTCCTGATCGCGCTGGGCGCGATCTTCGCGTTCGCCGTGGAAGCCGACCTGGGTTGGCTGGACCTGGCCGTGGTCGGCTGGGTGTTGATGCTCGCCGGCGTGGCCGGCCTGCTCATCACCCTCTACTTCTGGAACAGCCGCCGCCGTACGGTGGTCGCCGCCCCGGTCCGCGAGGAGCGCGTGGTGGCCGACCGGGTGGTGCCGGTCCAGGGCGACCAGGTCATGCAGGAGTACCGCGAGGTGCGTCGGCCGGGCCGCCCGGTCTGA
- the trhA gene encoding PAQR family membrane homeostasis protein TrhA — protein MTTSAPLRLKPVDIGKPRMRGWLHTYAFFVAVVCGIVLCSIAATRPGWAPLVSCVIYSLTVCGLFGTSALYHRRVWSERGYQVMRRMDHCMIFVFIAGTYTPLCVMLLSTRQATLMLALVWGGALAGVALKVIWPHAPRWVSAPLYLALGWVAVAMLPQILHGGGVAALVLLIVGGAIYSVGAVFYALRRPNPWPAVFGHHEFFHACTLLAALCHHIAIYFALFA, from the coding sequence GTGACCACCTCCGCCCCGCTTCGCCTGAAGCCGGTCGACATCGGCAAGCCCCGGATGCGCGGCTGGCTGCACACGTACGCCTTCTTCGTCGCCGTGGTCTGCGGCATCGTGCTCTGCTCGATCGCCGCCACGCGACCGGGCTGGGCGCCCCTGGTGAGCTGCGTCATCTACAGCCTGACGGTCTGCGGGCTGTTCGGCACGAGCGCCCTGTACCACCGTCGAGTGTGGTCGGAGCGCGGCTACCAGGTGATGCGCCGGATGGACCATTGCATGATCTTCGTGTTCATCGCCGGCACGTACACCCCGCTCTGCGTCATGCTGCTCTCGACCCGGCAGGCCACCCTGATGCTGGCCCTGGTCTGGGGTGGCGCACTGGCCGGTGTGGCGCTCAAGGTGATCTGGCCGCACGCGCCGCGCTGGGTCTCCGCGCCGCTCTACCTGGCGCTCGGTTGGGTGGCGGTGGCCATGCTGCCGCAGATCCTGCACGGCGGCGGTGTCGCGGCGCTGGTGCTGCTGATCGTCGGCGGAGCCATCTACAGCGTCGGCGCGGTCTTCTACGCGCTGCGCCGCCCCAACCCGTGGCCCGCAGTCTTCGGCCACCACGAGTTCTTCCACGCCTGCACCCTGCTGGCGGCGCTGTGCCACCACATCGCGATCTACTTCGCACTGTTCGCCTGA
- a CDS encoding 5-oxoprolinase subunit B family protein — MRIRPAGAHALLLDCTAPADIPEEALVEAWRAELWRRREHGDLSVVEIVPAARTVLLDGLPDPAATADLLSRWTPAVTAAATATATADGGHSGEVVVPVEFDGPDLPLVAEHWGVDVPAVLRRLTGTRFRVAFCGFAPGFPYLTGLPADLALPRLPTPRPRVPAGSVALAGPYAGIYPSASPGGWLLVGRTDLPLFDVDGDPPARLGPGTRVRMVAT; from the coding sequence ATGCGGATCCGACCCGCCGGTGCGCACGCCCTGTTGCTCGACTGCACCGCCCCGGCCGACATCCCCGAGGAGGCCCTTGTCGAAGCGTGGCGGGCCGAGTTGTGGCGCCGCCGCGAGCACGGTGACCTGAGCGTCGTCGAGATCGTGCCGGCGGCCCGCACCGTCCTGCTCGACGGCCTGCCCGACCCCGCCGCCACCGCCGACCTGCTGTCCCGCTGGACCCCGGCGGTGACCGCAGCCGCCACTGCCACTGCCACCGCCGACGGCGGCCACAGCGGGGAGGTCGTCGTTCCGGTCGAGTTCGACGGGCCGGACCTGCCACTGGTCGCCGAGCACTGGGGCGTCGACGTGCCGGCCGTGCTGCGCCGCCTGACCGGCACCCGGTTCCGTGTCGCGTTCTGCGGGTTCGCGCCAGGATTTCCGTACCTGACCGGGCTCCCCGCCGACCTGGCGCTCCCCCGGCTGCCCACTCCCCGCCCCCGGGTGCCGGCCGGCTCGGTCGCCCTGGCCGGCCCGTACGCCGGCATCTACCCGAGCGCGTCCCCCGGCGGCTGGCTGCTGGTCGGCCGGACCGACCTGCCCCTCTTCGACGTCGACGGCGACCCGCCCGCCCGGCTCGGCCCCGGCACGCGCGTCCGGATGGTGGCGACGTGA
- a CDS encoding biotin-dependent carboxyltransferase family protein — MNRAAEIEVLRAGALTTVQDLGRPGWAHLGVPRSGALDPTALRLANRLVGNPEHAAGLEITLSGCTLRLTHAATVAITGAEVAVRAGDRPGDTGRPLTVPAGTVLHVGPARRGVRSWLAVAGGIDVPQVLGSRATDTLAGLGPPVLRDGDLLQLGVPRAEPAPVDVTVGPPPAPELRLSVRLGPRDDWFTPGALDLLFGTAYTVSPVSNRVGARLAGAALPRAVAGELPSEGIVLGAVQVPADGQPLIFLADHPTTGGYPVIGVVTDVTPLAQARPGTTVRFHGPQR, encoded by the coding sequence GTGAACCGCGCCGCCGAGATCGAGGTGCTCCGCGCGGGCGCGCTCACCACAGTGCAGGATCTGGGCCGACCCGGCTGGGCGCACCTCGGTGTACCTCGCTCCGGGGCCCTCGACCCGACCGCCCTGCGGCTCGCCAACCGGCTGGTCGGCAACCCCGAGCACGCCGCCGGCCTGGAGATCACGCTTAGCGGCTGCACGCTGCGGCTGACCCACGCCGCCACCGTGGCGATCACGGGCGCCGAGGTGGCGGTGCGGGCCGGCGACCGTCCGGGCGACACCGGCCGTCCGCTCACCGTTCCGGCCGGGACCGTGCTGCACGTCGGCCCCGCCCGGCGGGGCGTACGGAGTTGGCTCGCCGTGGCCGGCGGGATCGACGTGCCGCAGGTGCTCGGGAGCCGCGCCACCGACACCCTCGCCGGGCTCGGCCCACCCGTGCTGCGGGACGGCGACCTGCTGCAGCTCGGCGTGCCACGTGCCGAACCCGCGCCTGTGGACGTGACCGTCGGCCCGCCACCCGCACCCGAACTGCGCCTGAGCGTGCGCCTCGGCCCCCGCGACGACTGGTTCACCCCGGGCGCGCTCGACCTGCTGTTCGGCACCGCGTACACAGTCAGCCCGGTCAGCAACCGGGTCGGAGCGCGACTCGCCGGCGCGGCCCTGCCCCGCGCGGTCGCCGGCGAACTGCCAAGCGAGGGCATCGTGCTCGGGGCGGTCCAGGTGCCGGCGGACGGCCAACCCCTGATCTTCCTCGCCGACCATCCGACCACCGGCGGTTACCCGGTCATCGGGGTGGTCACCGACGTGACCCCGCTCGCGCAGGCCCGGCCAGGTACTACCGTCAGATTTCATGGACCTCAACGCTGA
- a CDS encoding LamB/YcsF family protein, protein MDLNADLGEGFGIWRLGDDDALLALVTSANVACGFHGGDPSTMRRVCEGAARRGVAVGAQVGYRDLAGFGRRRIAYDFAELRDEITYQLGALDAFCRLFRTRVRYLKPHGALYHAAATDESQAAAVVAAVSGHDPDMPVLCLPGSTLAQLAVGAGLPVVAEAFADRGYLPNGSLVPRGAPGALITDPEEVATRAVRMATERTVVAVDGSVIPCPVESICVHGDTPGAVSATELVRASLIDADVPLAPFAA, encoded by the coding sequence ATGGACCTCAACGCTGACCTGGGCGAAGGATTCGGCATCTGGCGACTCGGTGACGACGACGCACTGCTGGCCCTGGTGACCTCCGCAAACGTGGCCTGCGGCTTCCACGGCGGTGACCCGTCCACCATGCGGCGGGTCTGCGAGGGCGCGGCGAGGCGCGGCGTCGCGGTGGGCGCGCAGGTCGGCTACCGGGACCTGGCCGGCTTCGGCCGGCGGCGCATCGCGTACGACTTCGCCGAACTGCGCGACGAGATCACCTACCAGTTGGGCGCGCTGGACGCGTTCTGCCGGCTCTTTCGCACCCGGGTCCGCTACCTCAAGCCGCACGGGGCGCTCTACCACGCGGCCGCCACCGACGAGTCCCAGGCGGCGGCGGTGGTCGCCGCCGTCAGCGGCCACGACCCCGACATGCCCGTGCTCTGCCTGCCCGGCTCGACGCTCGCCCAGCTCGCCGTCGGCGCGGGCCTGCCCGTGGTCGCCGAGGCCTTCGCCGACCGCGGCTACCTACCCAACGGGTCGCTGGTGCCGCGCGGCGCACCCGGCGCGCTGATCACCGATCCGGAGGAGGTGGCCACCCGGGCGGTACGGATGGCCACCGAACGAACAGTCGTGGCGGTGGACGGCAGCGTGATCCCCTGCCCGGTGGAGTCGATCTGCGTGCACGGGGACACACCGGGGGCGGTCTCCGCCACCGAGCTGGTCCGCGCCTCCCTGATCGACGCCGACGTCCCGCTCGCCCCGTTCGCCGCCTAG